From the Serratia nematodiphila DZ0503SBS1 genome, one window contains:
- the ubiI gene encoding FAD-dependent 2-octaprenylphenol hydroxylase: MQSFDVIIAGGGMVGLALACGLQGSGLRVAVLEQRQPDMAPPSEQPALRVSAINAASERLLQHIGVWNDILQQRASAYNAMEVWDRDSFGKIAFRGDECGFSHLGHIIENSVIQQALWKRAESLSDITLITPAALKQVAWGENDAFITLEDGRMLTARLVIGADGAQSWLRQHADIPLTFWDYRHHALVATIRTEEPHQATARQIFHGDGILAFLPFSDPHLSSIVWSVAPEDAERLKQLEPEQFNRELAMAFDMRLGACSLESERLAFPLTGRYARSFAAHRLALVGDAAHTVHPLAGQGVNLGFMDAAELISELRRLQRQGKDIGQHLYLRRYERRRKHGAAVMLASMQGFRELFDGNHPAKKLLRDVGLRLADSLPGVKPKLVRQAMGLNDLPEWLA, translated from the coding sequence ATGCAATCATTTGACGTGATTATCGCCGGTGGCGGTATGGTGGGGCTGGCGTTGGCCTGCGGCCTGCAGGGCAGCGGGCTGCGCGTGGCGGTGCTGGAGCAGCGCCAGCCGGATATGGCGCCGCCGTCGGAGCAGCCCGCGCTGCGCGTTTCCGCCATCAATGCCGCCAGCGAGCGTTTGCTGCAGCATATCGGCGTGTGGAACGACATCCTCCAGCAGCGCGCCAGCGCCTACAACGCGATGGAAGTGTGGGATCGCGATAGCTTCGGCAAAATCGCCTTCCGCGGCGACGAGTGCGGTTTCAGCCATCTCGGCCACATCATCGAAAATTCGGTGATCCAGCAGGCGCTGTGGAAGCGCGCCGAAAGCCTGTCGGACATCACGCTGATTACCCCGGCCGCGCTCAAGCAGGTGGCGTGGGGCGAGAATGACGCCTTCATCACGCTGGAGGACGGCCGTATGCTGACCGCCCGGTTGGTGATTGGCGCCGACGGCGCCCAGTCGTGGCTGCGCCAGCATGCCGATATCCCGCTTACCTTCTGGGACTATCGCCACCACGCGTTGGTGGCCACCATCCGCACCGAAGAGCCGCATCAGGCCACGGCGCGGCAAATTTTCCACGGCGACGGCATTCTGGCGTTCCTGCCGTTCAGCGATCCGCATTTGAGCTCCATCGTCTGGTCGGTCGCGCCGGAAGACGCTGAGCGTCTCAAGCAGCTGGAGCCGGAACAATTCAACCGCGAACTGGCGATGGCCTTCGATATGCGGCTGGGCGCCTGCAGCCTGGAAAGCGAACGGCTGGCGTTCCCGCTGACCGGCCGCTATGCGCGCAGCTTCGCGGCGCACCGCCTGGCGCTGGTGGGCGATGCGGCGCATACCGTGCACCCGCTGGCCGGACAGGGCGTGAACCTGGGCTTTATGGACGCCGCCGAGCTGATTTCCGAACTGCGCCGCCTGCAGCGGCAGGGCAAGGATATTGGCCAGCACCTCTATCTGCGCCGCTATGAGCGCCGCCGCAAACATGGCGCGGCGGTGATGTTGGCCAGCATGCAGGGTTTCCGCGAACTGTTCGACGGCAACCACCCGGCCAAAAAGCTGCTGCGCGACGTGGGGCTGCGGCTGGCGGACAGCCTGCCTGGCGTCAAGCCTAAGCTGGTGCGTCAGGCGATGGGCCTGAACGATCTGCCCGAGTGGCTTGCCTGA
- the gcvT gene encoding glycine cleavage system aminomethyltransferase GcvT — translation MAKQTPLYDQHVACGARMVDFHGWMMPLHYGSQLDEHHAVRQDAGMFDVSHMTIVDLHGARTREFLRYLLANDVAKLTQPGKALYTGMLNASGGVIDDLIVYFLTEDYFRLVVNSATRDKDLAWIEEHAAPYGVALTVRDDLALIAVQGPQAKERAGTLFTPEQKSAVEGMKPFFGVQAGELFIATTGYTGEAGYEIALPKEQAADFWQKLLAAGVKPAGLGARDTLRLEAGMNLYGQEMDEGVSPLAANMGWTIAWQPEDRRFIGREALEQQREQGTEQLVGLIMTEKGVLRNELPVRFTDAAGQTHEGVITSGSFSPTLGFSIALARVPAGIGEQAIVQIRNREMPVKVTKPGFVRAGKPLTN, via the coding sequence ATGGCAAAGCAAACCCCACTGTACGACCAGCACGTGGCGTGCGGTGCGCGCATGGTAGACTTTCACGGCTGGATGATGCCGCTGCACTACGGCTCGCAGCTCGATGAGCACCACGCGGTGCGTCAGGATGCTGGCATGTTCGACGTGTCTCACATGACCATCGTGGATCTGCACGGCGCTCGCACCCGCGAGTTCCTGCGCTACCTGCTGGCGAACGACGTCGCCAAACTGACCCAACCCGGCAAGGCGCTGTACACCGGCATGCTGAATGCCTCCGGCGGCGTGATCGATGACCTGATCGTTTATTTCCTCACTGAAGACTATTTCCGCCTGGTGGTGAACTCCGCCACCCGCGACAAAGACCTGGCCTGGATTGAAGAGCACGCCGCGCCGTATGGCGTCGCGCTGACGGTGCGCGACGATCTGGCGCTGATCGCGGTGCAGGGCCCGCAGGCCAAAGAGCGCGCCGGCACCCTGTTCACTCCGGAACAAAAAAGCGCGGTCGAAGGCATGAAGCCATTCTTCGGCGTGCAGGCCGGCGAGCTGTTCATCGCCACCACCGGTTACACCGGCGAGGCCGGCTATGAGATCGCGCTGCCGAAAGAGCAGGCGGCGGATTTCTGGCAAAAATTGCTGGCCGCGGGCGTCAAGCCGGCCGGTCTGGGCGCGCGCGACACCCTGCGCCTGGAAGCGGGCATGAACCTCTACGGGCAAGAGATGGACGAGGGCGTTTCGCCGCTGGCCGCCAACATGGGCTGGACCATCGCCTGGCAGCCGGAAGATCGCCGTTTCATCGGCCGCGAAGCGCTGGAACAACAGCGCGAGCAGGGCACCGAGCAACTGGTCGGCTTGATCATGACGGAAAAAGGCGTATTACGTAATGAGCTGCCGGTGCGTTTCACCGACGCGGCGGGGCAAACCCACGAAGGCGTGATCACCAGCGGTTCGTTCTCCCCGACGCTGGGCTTCAGCATCGCGCTGGCGCGCGTGCCGGCGGGCATCGGCGAGCAGGCCATCGTGCAGATTCGCAACCGCGAGATGCCGGTCAAAGTGACCAAGCCCGGTTTCGTTCGCGCCGGCAAGCCGCTGACAAATTGA
- the gcvH gene encoding glycine cleavage system protein GcvH, translating to MSNVPTELKYASSHEWVRAEGNGVYTVGITEHAQELLGDMVFVDLPEVGRSVAAGEDCAVAESVKAASDIYAPISGEIVAVNAELESSPELVNSEPYGDGFLFQIKASDEGELANLLDAAAYQASIDE from the coding sequence ATGAGCAATGTGCCAACAGAATTGAAATACGCATCCTCTCACGAGTGGGTTCGCGCAGAAGGTAACGGCGTTTACACCGTAGGCATCACCGAACACGCGCAGGAACTGCTGGGCGATATGGTGTTTGTCGATCTGCCGGAAGTGGGCCGCAGCGTCGCCGCCGGTGAAGACTGCGCCGTGGCGGAATCCGTCAAGGCGGCGTCGGACATTTACGCGCCAATCAGCGGCGAAATCGTGGCGGTGAACGCCGAGCTGGAAAGCTCCCCGGAGCTGGTGAACAGCGAACCTTACGGTGACGGCTTCCTGTTCCAGATTAAAGCCTCCGACGAAGGCGAGCTGGCGAACCTGCTGGACGCCGCGGCTTATCAGGCCTCGATCGACGAGTAA
- the gcvP gene encoding aminomethyl-transferring glycine dehydrogenase, with the protein MTQTLSQLEHSEAFIERHIGSSAEQRQELLAAVGARSLSALIQQIVPADIQLPGPPPVGGAATEHQALAELKAIASQNQRYKSYIGMGYSAVLTPPVILRNMLENPGWYTAYTPYQPEVSQGRLEALLNFQTVTLDLTGLDLASASLLDEATAAAEAMALAKRASKLKDANRFFVADDVHPQTLDVVRTRAETFGFDVIVDKAEKVLELDGVFGVLLQQVGSTGELHDYSALLAELKSRKIITSVAADIMALVLLTAPGKQGADVVFGSAQRFGVPMGYGGPHAAFFACRDEFKRSMPGRIIGVSRDAAGNTALRMAMQTREQHIRREKANSNICTSQVLLANIASLYAVYHGPQGLQRIAGRIHRLTDILAAGLQKAGLTLRHNTWFDTLTVEVKDKAAVLERALSFGINLRTDIHGAVGITLDEATSREDVQTLFALLAGDNHGLDIDALDAAVSKNSQSIPAAMLRQDPILTHPVFNRYHSETEMMRYMHRLERKDLALNQAMIPLGSCTMKLNAAAEMIPITWPEFSELHPFCPPEQAAGYQQMIGQLSQWLVQLTGYDAVCMQPNSGAQGEYAGLLAIRRYHESRNEAGRHVCLIPSSAHGTNPASAQMAGMSVVVVACDKNGNIDLHDLRVKAEQAGEELSCIMVTYPSTHGVYEETIREVCQIVHQFGGQVYLDGANMNAQVGITTPGYIGADVSHLNLHKTFCIPHGGGGPGMGPIGVKAHLAPFVPGHSVVQIDGVTTQQGAVSAAPFGSASILPISWMYIRMMGAEGLKQASQMAILNANYIATRLKDAYPILYTGRDHRVAHECILDIRPLKEETGISEMDIAKRLIDFGFHAPTMSFPVAGTLMVEPTESESKVELDRFIDAMLAIRSEIDRVAKGEWPLEDNPLVNAPHVQAELVNDWQHPYSRELAVFPVAGVRENKYWPSVKRLDDVYGDRNLFCSCVPMSDYE; encoded by the coding sequence ATGACTCAGACACTCAGCCAACTCGAACACAGCGAAGCGTTCATCGAACGCCACATCGGCTCTTCTGCGGAACAACGCCAGGAGTTGCTGGCAGCGGTGGGCGCTCGCTCGCTCAGCGCGCTGATCCAACAGATCGTGCCGGCGGACATTCAGCTGCCGGGGCCGCCGCCGGTTGGCGGCGCGGCGACCGAACACCAGGCGCTGGCTGAGCTGAAGGCGATCGCCTCGCAGAATCAGCGCTACAAATCCTATATCGGCATGGGCTACAGCGCCGTGCTGACGCCGCCGGTGATCCTGCGCAATATGCTGGAAAACCCGGGCTGGTACACAGCCTACACCCCTTATCAGCCGGAAGTGTCGCAGGGCCGTCTGGAAGCGCTGCTGAACTTCCAGACCGTGACCCTCGATCTGACCGGCCTGGATCTGGCCTCCGCATCGCTGCTGGATGAAGCCACCGCCGCCGCCGAGGCGATGGCGTTGGCCAAACGCGCCAGCAAGCTGAAAGACGCCAACCGCTTCTTCGTGGCTGACGACGTGCATCCGCAGACGCTGGACGTGGTGCGCACCCGCGCCGAAACCTTCGGCTTCGACGTCATCGTCGATAAAGCGGAAAAAGTGCTGGAGCTGGACGGCGTGTTCGGCGTGCTGCTGCAACAGGTGGGCTCCACCGGTGAACTGCACGACTACAGCGCGCTGCTGGCTGAACTGAAATCGCGCAAAATCATCACCAGCGTGGCCGCCGACATCATGGCCCTGGTGCTGCTGACCGCGCCGGGCAAGCAGGGCGCCGACGTGGTGTTCGGCTCCGCGCAGCGCTTCGGCGTGCCGATGGGCTACGGCGGCCCGCACGCCGCCTTCTTCGCCTGCCGCGACGAGTTCAAGCGCTCGATGCCGGGCCGCATCATCGGCGTTTCCCGCGATGCCGCCGGCAACACCGCGCTGCGCATGGCGATGCAGACCCGCGAGCAGCATATCCGCCGCGAGAAAGCCAACTCGAATATCTGTACTTCGCAGGTGCTGCTGGCCAACATCGCCAGTCTGTATGCGGTGTATCACGGCCCGCAAGGGCTGCAGCGCATCGCCGGGCGCATCCACCGCCTGACCGACATCCTGGCCGCCGGGCTGCAGAAGGCCGGCCTGACGCTGCGCCACAACACCTGGTTCGACACCCTGACCGTTGAAGTGAAAGACAAGGCCGCCGTGCTGGAACGTGCGCTGAGCTTCGGCATCAACCTGCGTACCGACATCCACGGCGCCGTGGGCATCACGCTGGATGAAGCCACCTCGCGTGAAGACGTGCAAACGCTGTTCGCACTGCTGGCGGGCGACAATCACGGTCTGGACATCGACGCGCTGGACGCGGCGGTGAGCAAAAACAGTCAATCGATCCCGGCCGCTATGCTGCGCCAGGATCCGATCCTGACCCACCCGGTATTCAACCGCTATCACAGCGAAACCGAGATGATGCGTTACATGCATCGCTTGGAGCGTAAGGATCTGGCGCTGAACCAGGCGATGATCCCGCTGGGTTCCTGCACCATGAAATTGAACGCCGCGGCGGAAATGATCCCGATCACTTGGCCTGAATTCTCCGAACTGCACCCGTTCTGCCCGCCGGAGCAGGCTGCCGGTTACCAACAGATGATCGGCCAACTGTCTCAGTGGCTGGTGCAGCTGACCGGCTATGACGCGGTGTGCATGCAGCCGAACTCCGGCGCGCAGGGCGAATACGCCGGCCTGCTGGCGATCCGCCGCTACCACGAAAGCCGCAACGAAGCGGGCCGTCACGTCTGCCTGATCCCGAGCTCGGCGCATGGCACCAACCCGGCCTCCGCCCAGATGGCGGGCATGAGCGTGGTCGTGGTGGCCTGCGACAAGAACGGCAACATCGATCTGCACGATCTGCGCGTCAAGGCGGAGCAGGCAGGCGAAGAACTCTCTTGCATCATGGTGACCTACCCGTCGACCCACGGCGTGTATGAAGAAACCATCCGTGAAGTGTGCCAGATCGTGCACCAGTTCGGCGGTCAGGTGTATCTGGACGGCGCCAACATGAATGCCCAGGTGGGCATCACCACGCCGGGCTACATCGGCGCAGACGTTTCGCACCTCAACCTGCATAAAACCTTCTGCATCCCGCACGGCGGCGGCGGCCCGGGCATGGGCCCTATCGGCGTGAAAGCGCACCTGGCGCCGTTTGTACCGGGCCACAGCGTGGTGCAGATCGACGGCGTAACCACCCAGCAGGGCGCGGTCTCCGCGGCGCCGTTCGGCAGCGCCTCCATCCTGCCTATCAGTTGGATGTACATCCGCATGATGGGCGCGGAAGGCCTGAAGCAGGCCAGCCAGATGGCGATCCTGAACGCCAACTACATCGCTACCCGTCTGAAAGACGCATACCCGATTCTGTATACCGGCCGCGATCACCGCGTGGCGCACGAATGTATCCTCGACATTCGTCCGCTGAAGGAAGAGACCGGCATCAGCGAAATGGACATCGCCAAGCGCCTGATCGACTTCGGCTTCCACGCGCCGACCATGTCGTTCCCGGTAGCGGGCACGCTGATGGTCGAGCCGACCGAGTCGGAAAGCAAAGTGGAGCTGGATCGCTTTATCGATGCGATGCTGGCGATCCGCAGCGAGATCGACCGCGTCGCCAAAGGCGAATGGCCGCTGGAAGACAACCCGCTGGTGAATGCGCCGCACGTGCAGGCGGAGCTGGTCAACGACTGGCAGCACCCGTACAGCCGCGAGCTGGCGGTGTTCCCGGTGGCCGGCGTACGCGAGAACAAGTACTGGCCGAGCGTTAAGCGTCTGGACGACGTGTATGGCGACCGTAACCTGTTCTGCTCTTGCGTGCCGATGAGCGATTACGAATAA
- a CDS encoding quinone oxidoreductase family protein — translation MQAAIVTALGQPPVFGTFEEPQAQANEVPIDVLAAGIKQLDRATVAGTHYSSPKQLPIVPGTDGVGRTADGQRVYFASFRRPYGAMAERSVASWTVPVPEAVDDATAAALINPAFAAWLPLRWRADLQPGETVLVIGATGTSGKLAVAAARQAGAGRIVAAGRRLSVLEALGVDATVDLSLQGEALAQAFAAAAGPGGYQVIVDYIWGPATEALLATLNNHDLSSYAGGRGIRLVNVGSMAAPDIRLPAAVLRSNQLQILGSGTGNFPPIPEMQRYATEILALAATGALTIETQEHALAEIAEVWDLNKKSDVRSVIRIAR, via the coding sequence ATGCAAGCGGCAATCGTAACAGCGCTGGGGCAACCCCCGGTTTTCGGCACCTTTGAGGAGCCTCAGGCGCAGGCGAATGAAGTGCCGATCGACGTTCTGGCGGCCGGCATCAAGCAGCTGGATCGCGCCACCGTCGCCGGCACTCATTATTCCAGCCCGAAGCAATTGCCGATCGTGCCTGGCACCGACGGCGTGGGCCGCACGGCGGACGGGCAACGGGTGTACTTCGCCTCTTTCCGTCGCCCTTACGGCGCGATGGCAGAGCGCAGCGTCGCGTCCTGGACGGTGCCGGTGCCGGAGGCGGTGGACGACGCCACGGCGGCGGCGCTGATCAATCCGGCCTTCGCCGCCTGGCTGCCGCTGCGCTGGCGAGCGGATCTGCAGCCCGGAGAAACGGTGCTGGTCATCGGCGCTACCGGCACCTCGGGCAAACTGGCGGTTGCAGCGGCGCGTCAGGCGGGGGCCGGGCGCATCGTTGCCGCCGGTCGGCGCCTGAGCGTGCTGGAGGCGTTGGGTGTGGACGCCACGGTGGATCTGAGCCTGCAGGGCGAGGCGCTGGCGCAGGCCTTCGCGGCGGCGGCGGGGCCGGGTGGTTATCAGGTGATTGTCGATTACATCTGGGGCCCGGCGACCGAAGCGCTGCTGGCGACGCTCAATAATCACGATCTCTCGTCTTACGCCGGGGGGCGCGGCATTCGCTTGGTCAACGTCGGCTCGATGGCCGCGCCGGACATCCGGCTGCCGGCGGCGGTGCTGCGCAGCAATCAGCTGCAGATCCTCGGCAGCGGCACCGGCAACTTCCCGCCGATCCCGGAGATGCAGCGCTACGCGACCGAGATTTTGGCGCTGGCGGCGACCGGAGCGCTCACTATCGAGACGCAGGAGCACGCGTTGGCGGAGATCGCCGAGGTGTGGGATCTGAACAAGAAAAGCGACGTGCGTTCGGTGATACGCATCGCCCGTTAA
- a CDS encoding GNAT family N-acetyltransferase, translating into MAPVLLQRQQLDRLWDIDRSEIIDTLYRLQDGKLHPYPDYYDVRGWDPHDRETYTPIHEACFDRGGAFFALFEGEEIVAAAALDTEPRGPRQDLRQLLFFYVSAHQRGQGLGKQLFQLCLRQAAQEGAAGLYVSSIPNKSTVDFYLAQGCRLIEHPDTELFAREPEDIHLVCLCR; encoded by the coding sequence ATCGCCCCTGTACTGCTGCAACGGCAGCAACTCGACCGGCTGTGGGATATCGACCGCAGCGAAATTATCGACACCCTGTATCGCCTGCAGGATGGCAAGCTGCACCCCTACCCGGACTACTACGATGTGCGCGGCTGGGATCCGCACGATCGGGAAACCTATACGCCGATCCACGAAGCGTGCTTCGATCGCGGTGGCGCGTTCTTCGCGCTGTTCGAAGGCGAGGAGATCGTGGCAGCGGCGGCGCTGGACACCGAACCGCGTGGCCCGCGGCAAGATCTGCGCCAGCTGCTGTTCTTTTACGTCAGCGCGCACCAACGCGGCCAGGGGTTAGGCAAGCAGCTGTTCCAGCTCTGCCTGCGGCAGGCGGCGCAAGAAGGCGCCGCCGGGCTGTACGTCTCCTCCATTCCCAACAAAAGTACCGTAGACTTCTATCTGGCGCAGGGCTGCCGGCTCATCGAACATCCGGATACCGAATTGTTCGCCCGTGAGCCGGAGGACATTCACCTGGTCTGCCTCTGCCGCTAG
- a CDS encoding ATP-binding protein translates to MIGFKSFFMRTIIFQVLAILLLWGLLVAWVKYWYYPDMEKYFDNQQRIVAAGIANILDETGTDNIDYRGIIKTIEGMYIDSINNGMQDEIDYHPLFVVYDRDNRVLYSSQTQGEPLRLPPSVLSGSVNYAGANWHLAGSWSENRQYRAIVGESFNDRTTLFGNPAESTAVPLLGILAAIIITLLFTAYFSLRPLRQIARTISDRQPGNLSPINVSEQYQEIRPVVMEVNKLMARIDAANQREKRFMADAAHELRTPIAAVLAQLHLLTQVNEQQERREIIGDMQQGLDRAASLSRQLINLAKLEAEDFPLKIEAVDIYAEIGKCIAQHVPYALEKDVELSLDGSEEVVVSTDRHALIAIFTNLLDNALKYAPPGSRIEANIRSLAPLGCYITLRDNGPGVSEEHLPRLFERFYRVPGTQQTGSGLGLAIARNLADKIGAQLRVTEGLDDRGIGFIIDLPESYRPQIES, encoded by the coding sequence ATGATCGGTTTCAAATCCTTCTTTATGCGCACCATTATTTTCCAGGTGCTGGCCATTTTATTATTGTGGGGGCTCCTCGTCGCCTGGGTGAAATATTGGTATTACCCCGACATGGAGAAATATTTCGATAATCAGCAACGCATCGTCGCTGCAGGCATCGCCAATATTCTCGACGAAACCGGCACTGACAATATCGATTACCGCGGCATCATCAAGACCATTGAAGGCATGTACATTGATTCCATCAATAACGGCATGCAGGATGAAATCGACTATCACCCGCTGTTTGTGGTTTACGATCGAGACAACCGGGTGCTTTACAGTTCGCAAACGCAGGGAGAGCCGCTGCGCCTGCCGCCTTCGGTGCTGTCCGGCTCGGTCAATTACGCCGGCGCCAACTGGCATCTCGCCGGCAGCTGGAGCGAGAATCGCCAGTACCGGGCGATCGTCGGCGAATCGTTCAACGATCGCACCACGCTGTTCGGCAACCCGGCGGAGAGCACCGCCGTACCGCTGCTGGGCATTCTGGCGGCCATCATCATCACCTTGCTGTTTACCGCCTATTTCAGCCTGCGGCCGCTGCGCCAGATCGCCCGCACCATTTCCGATCGTCAGCCTGGCAACCTGTCGCCGATCAACGTCAGCGAACAGTATCAGGAAATCCGGCCGGTGGTGATGGAGGTCAACAAACTGATGGCGCGCATCGACGCCGCCAATCAGCGCGAGAAACGATTTATGGCCGACGCCGCGCACGAGCTGCGCACGCCGATCGCCGCCGTGCTGGCGCAGCTGCATTTGCTGACCCAGGTCAACGAGCAGCAGGAGCGCCGGGAAATCATCGGCGACATGCAACAAGGGCTGGATCGGGCGGCGTCGCTGTCGCGCCAGCTGATCAACCTGGCCAAGCTGGAGGCGGAAGATTTTCCGCTGAAGATTGAGGCGGTGGATATCTATGCGGAGATCGGCAAATGCATCGCGCAGCACGTCCCCTATGCGCTGGAAAAAGATGTCGAACTGTCGCTCGACGGCAGCGAGGAGGTGGTGGTGAGTACCGACCGCCATGCGCTGATCGCCATCTTCACCAACCTGCTGGACAATGCGCTCAAGTATGCGCCGCCCGGCAGCCGCATAGAAGCCAATATCCGCTCGCTGGCGCCGCTCGGCTGCTATATTACGTTGCGCGACAACGGCCCCGGGGTGAGCGAAGAGCACCTTCCGCGCCTGTTTGAGCGCTTTTACCGCGTGCCCGGCACGCAACAGACCGGCAGCGGGCTGGGATTGGCCATCGCCCGCAACCTGGCCGACAAAATCGGCGCGCAGCTGCGCGTCACCGAAGGCCTCGACGATCGCGGCATCGGCTTTATCATCGATTTGCCGGAAAGTTACCGGCCACAGATTGAGAGTTAA
- a CDS encoding response regulator translates to MNILLVEDDLQLGKALCRALELAGFNLCWVRLLVDAENKLSSGGFDLMLLDLTLPDGDGLQRLIAWRAAGQNIPIIILTARDRIESLVNSLDSGADDFLAKPFALPELISRVKAVNRRMAGFASQTWSLGALYLDPVNHQVMLDNELLMLSKKEYHLLHELMRCAGTVVRKAVLEQRLFGHGDSVESNSLEVHMHNLRRKIGKERIITVRGIGYLLKKE, encoded by the coding sequence GTGAACATACTGTTGGTGGAAGACGACCTGCAATTAGGCAAGGCGCTGTGCCGAGCATTGGAGCTGGCCGGCTTTAATTTGTGCTGGGTGCGCCTGCTCGTCGACGCGGAAAATAAACTTTCATCCGGCGGGTTCGATTTGATGCTGCTGGATCTCACGCTGCCGGACGGTGACGGTTTGCAGAGGCTGATCGCCTGGCGCGCCGCCGGGCAAAATATCCCGATCATCATCCTGACCGCCCGCGACCGCATTGAAAGCCTGGTGAACAGCCTGGATTCCGGCGCGGACGACTTTCTGGCCAAACCCTTTGCGCTGCCCGAACTCATCTCGCGCGTCAAGGCGGTCAACCGGCGCATGGCGGGCTTCGCGTCACAAACCTGGAGCCTCGGCGCGCTGTATCTCGATCCGGTCAACCATCAGGTCATGCTGGATAACGAACTGCTGATGCTGTCGAAAAAAGAGTATCACCTGCTGCACGAACTGATGCGTTGCGCCGGCACCGTGGTGCGCAAAGCGGTGTTGGAACAGCGGCTGTTCGGCCACGGCGACAGCGTGGAAAGCAACTCGCTGGAAGTGCACATGCATAATTTACGGCGCAAGATCGGTAAAGAAAGAATTATTACCGTACGCGGCATTGGTTATTTGCTGAAGAAAGAGTAG
- a CDS encoding SDR family oxidoreductase translates to MTKVALVTGASRGIGRATALLLARQGYAVGVNYLRDESAARQVVAEIETQGGKALALQADVADEAQVMAMFGALDAGLGTLSALVNNAGILFQQANIEQLTAERINQVLSTNVTGYFLCCREAVKRMAQRHGGQGGAIVNVSSAASRLGAPGEYVDYAASKGAVDTLTIGLSREVAAQGIRVNGVRPGFIYTEMHASGGEPGRVDRVKDSLPMQRGGQPQEVAEAIAWLLSDAASYVTGTFIEAAGGR, encoded by the coding sequence ATGACGAAAGTGGCATTGGTAACCGGCGCAAGCCGGGGAATTGGCCGCGCGACCGCTTTGCTGCTGGCCCGGCAGGGCTATGCGGTGGGCGTGAATTACCTGCGTGACGAAAGTGCGGCGCGCCAGGTGGTGGCGGAGATTGAGACGCAGGGCGGTAAGGCGCTGGCATTGCAGGCTGACGTGGCCGACGAAGCGCAGGTGATGGCAATGTTCGGCGCACTGGATGCCGGGCTGGGCACGCTCAGCGCGCTGGTCAACAACGCCGGCATTCTGTTCCAGCAGGCGAACATTGAACAGTTGACCGCCGAGCGCATCAATCAGGTGCTCAGCACCAACGTTACCGGTTACTTCCTGTGTTGCCGCGAGGCGGTGAAGCGCATGGCGCAGCGTCATGGCGGGCAGGGCGGCGCTATCGTCAATGTGTCTTCCGCCGCTTCTCGTTTAGGCGCGCCGGGAGAGTACGTCGACTATGCCGCCTCGAAAGGCGCCGTCGATACGCTGACCATCGGGTTATCGCGGGAAGTGGCGGCGCAGGGCATTCGCGTCAACGGCGTGCGGCCCGGATTCATCTATACCGAGATGCACGCCAGCGGCGGCGAGCCTGGGCGGGTGGATCGCGTGAAGGACAGTTTGCCGATGCAGCGCGGCGGCCAGCCGCAGGAAGTGGCGGAGGCGATCGCCTGGTTGCTGTCTGACGCCGCATCTTACGTGACCGGCACCTTTATCGAGGCCGCAGGCGGGCGTTGA
- a CDS encoding BrnT family toxin, with amino-acid sequence MYVYFEWNQDKNHSNQHKHRVSFEIAQRFFLDPNHLAVLERIEGGEERWQTIGMAGSCLLLLVAHTTIETDVEGDTVEIVRIISARKADAKERGRYEAQKFRQKSGP; translated from the coding sequence ATGTATGTTTATTTTGAATGGAATCAGGATAAAAATCACAGTAACCAGCACAAACACCGTGTCAGTTTTGAGATTGCGCAACGGTTTTTTCTGGATCCCAACCATTTGGCTGTGTTGGAAAGGATCGAGGGTGGAGAAGAACGTTGGCAAACGATCGGCATGGCCGGATCCTGCTTGCTGTTGCTGGTGGCGCATACGACGATCGAAACGGATGTCGAAGGCGATACAGTAGAGATCGTGCGTATCATTTCAGCACGCAAGGCCGATGCCAAAGAGAGGGGAAGATATGAAGCGCAAAAATTCCGCCAAAAATCTGGCCCATAG
- a CDS encoding BrnA antitoxin family protein: MKRKNSAKNLAHSVLPPLTEEQKAQIASLSALPDEDIDYADAPALDEEKWQAAVQGRFYKPMKVSKTIRIDADVLAWLQRPGKGYQKRLNAVLREAMLKEHEHGE; encoded by the coding sequence ATGAAGCGCAAAAATTCCGCCAAAAATCTGGCCCATAGCGTACTCCCGCCGTTGACGGAGGAGCAGAAAGCGCAAATTGCTTCACTGAGTGCGTTGCCGGACGAGGACATCGATTATGCCGATGCGCCGGCACTGGATGAGGAAAAGTGGCAGGCTGCGGTTCAGGGGCGTTTTTATAAACCGATGAAAGTATCGAAAACCATCCGCATCGATGCGGATGTGTTGGCCTGGCTTCAGCGGCCAGGCAAAGGCTATCAGAAACGCCTGAACGCCGTGTTGCGTGAGGCGATGTTGAAAGAGCATGAACACGGGGAATAA